Genomic window (Funiculus sociatus GB2-C1):
AATTAACGCATTAGAAGATCCAGACGCAAGTGTACGCCGAGATACTGTTACTGCTCTGGGAAAAATTGGTCTAGGGGCAAAAGAAGCCATCCCTGCCTTAATCGCAATGTTTGAGGATGAGGAGTTACGGTTCAACACTGACATGATTGCCTCTGCCTTGGGAGGAATTGGTTCGGATGCTGTTCCAGCTCTTATCGAAGCACTGAAGAACGAACAATCAAAAAATACACGCTATGGTGCTGCATCGTCCTTAGAAGAAATTGGTTCAGGAGCAAGAGATGCTGTTCCCGTTCTGCTGGAAACATTGAAGGATGAGTATGACTTGGTTCGCTCAGCTTCTGCCCGTGCTTTGGGAAAAATCGGTTCAGATATAGAAGTTGTAATTCCCGCTCTTATTGAAGCTCTGAGCGATGAGGATAACTTTGTACGTGGCTACGCTGCTCATGCCCTAGGAGATATTGGTTCTGCCGCGGAAGTTGCTATTCATGCACTAGCTGAAGCAATAAAAAACACTACTAAAGCACAAGGATCTAATTCTCATCTCGCTCGTAAGAGTATTATCGAATCTCTAGTAAAAATTTCTCCTGAAGCCGAAGAAGTGGCCTTTGCTTTAATTGATGCTCTGCAAGATGAATCTTATGTTGTGCGTTCTAGTGCGGCTCATGAATTAATCAAAGTTGATCCTAGAGTAGAGGTCATTGCTGCTCTCCAAGAAGCCTGCCAAGATGAAGATGAAAGTGTTCGACAAGCGGCTAAGGAAGCGCTAAAACAGATTCAAGAGCAGAGCTAACTGAAGTATTTCTATATGACATCATCCTTACCGACAGCTGCCAACAATCTCTCCACCCTATATGAACAGGACTATTATCTCTGGTTGGAAACAACCGCTAGACTCTTGCAAGAAGGACAACTCTCGGTGCTTGATGTCGCTAACTTGCTAGAAGAAATTGAAGATATGGGAAGGAGTGAGAAACGCGCAGTTTACAGCAACCTCAAAATTTTATTGATACATCTTCTCAAGTACAGCTATCAATCGGAGAAACGCTCCTCCAGTTGGCTAGCAAGCATCGTTGAGCATCGCCAGAGACTCAAAAAAGCATTTAAAGAAAGCCCAAGTTTGCAACCGTACTTTACGGAGATATTTAACGAGTGCTATCAGGATGCGAGGGAATTAGCATCTGCTGAAACGGGGCTAGAAATTGAGAGGTTTCCGGTTGAAACTCCCTTTACTCCCGAAGAAACCCTTGATTCTGACTACTTACCTGATTAGAGCGATCGCATTCTTTTCCTCTCCTTGGTTTAGATGCGATCTCAATTTATCAGATTCGGACGTTTAATAAGTTAATGTAAACGTCACAAGTTGACAAACCAGTTCTCTATCTGAATTCCCTGAAAATCAGCATAATCTGTCTCGTTATTTGTAACCAAAACAAGATTATTGACAACAGCGATCGCTGCAATCTGGGTGTCAACATAAGATGGAGTTTTGCCTAACCCGACTAATCTTGCTCTCTCAAAAGCGTGCCATTTGGCGGCGTCTGTGCTGTAAGGCAAAAGTAGCAACTTCGCTTCAACTTCTTCTCTAAGATAAGCTTCTATGGCTTGACGTTTTCGAGAATTAGGTAGACGATAGCAGCCATAGAGCATCTCATGAAATACAACCGTAGCTGTTGCAGTCAAACCGCTATACATAACCAACAACTCCATCACGCGAGGGTTTGGGATTGGACGCAAAGGTTCGGACAAGATGTTGGTATCCAATAAAAATTGAGGATTGCTCAAAAGCTGACCTCTCGACCTGGGGAGCGATCGCGAACATCGTTGAATACTGCATCCAGATCGATATCCAATTTCTGGATCTGGTACTTCTGACGAAATTGGGCTAAATCCCCACCAAATCCTACCTTCTGGGAGGTTAGGCGTTGATATTCGTCAAGCGATAACACGACAGCTACAGGCTTGCCTTGTCGCATAATCTGAACAGACTTACCATTTTCTGCATCGTGAATAATTTCAGCAAAGCGATCGCGAGCTTGGGCAATTGAATACTGGTCAGACATCGTTTAGTTTTCCAGCTAAATGGCTATGTTTATGGCTATATCTTAGTCCTTAAGATGTAGATTAAATAGGCATCAATGATTCAACTCAATCAATGCCCTTTCAACCAAAGTGGAGTGCGGCGAGAGACATCATAGATTGAGCGATCGCATTCTTTCGCTGACTTGTGTAGGGATGCGATCGTAAATGAGATTGCGCTCTTTTTGGTTGGAGATACGGTAATCACTGCACTCCCGGCTATCCCACTGCTAAAAAATTTGGTCAAGATAGAAGTATATTTACATTTCTCTTAAGGATGAACGCTATGTTTCCGTTTTGGGGTAGTACCTGCTGGGGATCTGAACCTGTTTCCAGTAAAGCCTATCAGGAACGCAAACTTCGATTCCTGAAATCGATGCGAAATGATCTAGAGGCGAGATTGGCAGGACTCAATGCTGCGATTGAAACCATTGAGCGTCAGATCAGTCGGGAAGATTCAATAATTTAGTGCATCAATTGCCGATTGCATATTGTTGTCGCTTGTAAGAAAGCGATCGGGCTGAGTTAAACATTCCTATGTTTTAGCGTCTACTCATGAAGTAGGCGCTATATTTTTAAAGGTTAACTCAAAAGTATTGCGAGTAGTTTTAGAATGCAGAATTCAGAAGGGAAAATATTTCTTCTGGATTCTGCATTTATGCTTTTTAACTCAACGATTACTGCTCTTTGGCGTTGGAATCGAAATATCTACCGACGTGACATTTGGTGTAAGACTTGTCAGAGGCGGATTAATTTCGGCAGCATTTCCAACTACCAGAGTAACAATGTTCTCTGGCTGGAGGTATTTTTGAGCAACTTGCTGCACATCCTCAATCGTTGTTGCTTCCAAAGCTTTCCGATAGCGGAAGATAAAATCTGGCGGGTAGCCGTAATATTCGTATCGCATCAACCGCGATAAAGTTTGGCTGGGATCTTGGAACTTGAAGACAAAAGAATTGAGTTCTGATTCTTTGGCATAAGCAAGTTCTGCTGGAGTAATGGCAGACGTGCGGATGCGTTCAATTTCAGCTAGAACACCCTTAATAAAAGGCACAGTAGCATCAGATCGAGTTTGTCCGCCAGCCAGAAACGTACCAGGATAGTCAAATTGGGGACTCCAATAACCGTAGACCGAGTATGCTAAACCTTGACGCGATCGCACTTCGTTAAACAGCCGTCCCCCAAAACCATTTAATACCCCATTGAGAACTTCCAGCGCCGCAAAATCAGGACTATTCAGCTGACCGCCCAGATGACCCATGAGAACATTACTCTGGGTCAGCTGCGGCTGATTCACCATAAAAATCCCGCCCTTCTTCGCTTGAGATGCACTTGGTATTGGTGGTTCCTGTTTAACTCCCGACGGCTTCCAGTTGCCAAACTTTTCCTCAATCAACTGGCGCATCGCAGACTTATCAAAATCCCCCACAATACCCAGAATCACATTACTGGGTAAGAAATATTTCTGGTAGAAACTTACCAAATCCTCGCGGGTGATATTATCCAGAGTCTGATACTCAACAGTGCGAGCATAAGGACTACTATCGCCGTAGATTAACTTCTGAAATTCGCGAGAAGCAATATCACCAGGATCGTCATTGCGACGGGCAATTTCACCACGCCGCTGAGTCTTAGCTAAAGCCAGCTTTTCTTGGGCGAAAACTGGCTCTTTAATCACCTCAGCGAATAAACTAAACACCTCATTCAAATCTTCACTGAGGGAACTAAAGTTAGCAGAACCAACAGTAGTATCAATGCTAGTTTCCACGGAAGCTGCTCTTTGTTCCAACAGCTCATTTAACTCATTACCAGAGTGCTTCGCAGTTCCCCCAGTTCGTAATACTTCCCCGACCAAACCAGCCAAACCGACCTTCTCACCAGGTTCCAAGCGATCGCCCGTGCGAATCAACGCCGTACCGCTAACCAAAGGAAGCTCCCGATCCTGCATCAAATAAACAATCATCCCATTGTCCATCTGATACCGGGTATATTCCGGCACCTTAACTTCTGGTACAGGCGAAAACTTCAACTCAGTGTAATGCCGCGCCGTGTCCGCCACAGCTGGCAACAAAAAAGAAAAAAGTAAAAAAGCAAAAGAAAAAAGAAACACGAAATAATGTTTCCTTCTTCCTTCCTTACCCCTCAAATGCCCAAACCACTGCATACTAATTTTTCCTCTTCCTCTGCACTCTCAGTGTCTCTGCGGTTTATCCTTCTTTAGGCAAAATGCGCCCAACAGTGCGATTTTCCGACTGGAAAGTTTCCCGCGCCACCCGCTGAATATCTCCAGGTGTCACAGAAGCGATCGCATCTAGCTGCTTAAACAGATTTCGCCAAGAACCAGTCTTCACCTCATACTCCACCAGAGAAGTAGCCATGCCCATATTAGAATCGAGCGATCGCAACAACTCAGCTCTAGCCTGAGTCTTCACCCTCTCCAACTCTTTAGCTGAAACAGGTTCCGATTTAAGCCGCTCAATCTCCTTACTCAAAGACTGCTGCACCTCGTCAACCGTATGACCGGGAGCTGTAAGCGCGTAGAACAGCATCAAATTCGGGTACTTATCCCCCGGAAAGCCACTGAAACCCTGAGCCGCCAGAGCTACTTGCTGTTCTTCCACCAAAGACCTATACAGGCGAGATGTGCGCCCATCGCTCAGCAAACGCCCGATAATTTCATAAATCGCATTATCAGGATGACTCATTGCTGGACGATGATAACCTTCCAGATACCAAGGCTGAGATGGTAGCCGCAAAGTCACTTCCTGCGCTTGGGTTTGCTTTGGTTCCACCGCTGTTAACTTCGGCGGCGCAGGCGCAGCCTTGTAGCGTCCAAAGTAAGTCTGAGCCAGCCGTTTAACTTCCGCTGGGTCAACATCTCCCACAATCCCGATTGTCAAATTATTGGGGACGTAGTAGGTATCGAAAAACTTCTGCACATCCTCGCGGGTGAGATTGCGGATATCTTCGTTGTAGCCAATCACCGGACGACGATAAGGATGCACTTTGAAAGCTTTGTCAATAAAAGCTTCAATCATTTGACCAATCGGAGAATTATCAGTCCGCAGCCGTCGTTCTTCCAGAATTACCTGCTGCTCTTTATAAAACTCCCGAAAAACTGGATCTAAAAACCGCTCCGACTCCAGTGACATCCACAGTTCCAGCTTGTTAGCAGGAAAGCTGAAGAAGTACATTGTGGCATCTGTAGACGTTGCTGCATTCAGCCCCACGCCTCCAGCTTGCTCTACAATTTGACCCAGCTCATTTTGCTTGGCAAATTTAGTAGCCTCAGCCTCAACTTTGGCAAACTCAGCTTCTAAAGATGCTACCTCTGCCTCCTTTTTAGCAGCTTTGGCTGCCCGAATTTGTTTAGCCAACTCATCCAAGCGGTCTAAAAGCGGCTTTTCTTGCTGGTAATTTCGCGTTCCGATGCGCGTAGTTCCCTTAAAAGCCAAATGCTCTAGAAAGTGAGCCACACCCGTTTGACCATCGGGTTCGTTAGCACCGCCGACATCAGCGTAGGTGAAAAACGAAACTACAGGCGCTTCGTGCCGTTCCAGCACAATAAACTTCAGACCATTATCCAGCTTAAATTCAGTCACCTTCTCGATGACGCGATCTAGGTAGGGCTGGATAGATTGAGCAGTAGATGGAGGTGTCTGGGTACGAGCCAAAGCCGCCTCTGGGAGCATTCCCCACGAGAGGAGAAAAACTAGCAAAAATGCCAAAAGAGCCGGACAGTGGCGTTGTGTTGACCATTTGGGGACTGGTTTCATAGCCTCCCGTAATAGTTGCTCGGTTTTTGGGATTGGGATAAACAGGAATCGACAAAACTGGCTCATACGGTACAAAAATCAAGCAGCGCTAATTCCAAGATATTGACTTTAACGTGGATTGCGTGCTGTTAACAATGTGTGAAGCTTTGAGCGATCGCGCAACTGTGCATTGCACAATAGCATTAACGTGTAAGTGGCAATCCATTAATCTAATTCTTCTCAATATGGGAATTTTTAACCGGAAATCCGTAGGGGCGACCAAGCAAGTCGCTCGTACAGAGGACGATACGCACACCAAGATTTTGAGCGCAGCCCAGCGGTTGTTTGCCCGTCAGGGATATGAGGGGACAACGACTCGCGATCTCGCCGCCGCCGCTGGGGTTGCCGAAGGTACGCTGTTTCGTCATTTTCCGACTAAAAAAGCCATTTTGATTGAGGTGGCGACGCAAGGCTGGGTGGAAATTCTCACGGATTTGTTGACAGAATTGAGCGAAATGGGCAGCTATAAAGCTGTGGCTCAAGTGATGCACCGCCGGATGATGAATTTGCATGAAAATGCAGATATGCTGCGGGTTTGTTTTACGGAAGCGCAGTTTCATCCAGAGTTACGCGATCGCATCCAAGTTGAAGTTATTGTCAAAATGACAGACGTTGCTGAAGCTTTTTTTCAAACAGCAATGGATAAAGGGATTTATCGTCGCACAAATCCCAGAATTGTCGCCCAAGTTTTCTTAGGAATGTTCACAATTGCAGGTTTTAGCCAAGATACGCTGATGGGAGGTAGTTCTTCTCCTAAAGCAATGCAGGAAATGGCTGAAGGTTTGGCTGATATTTTCCTCAATGGTGTGTTGGCGAAATAAGTTCACTTTGCTAGTTAGTTTTAACTGGGCGGTTGAAACCGCGTCTATACGAGACTTAACCCGCCTGCGCGGGTTTCAAAACCTTTGATTTGTCTTATAGTCTCCGCAGGCAGACTTAGTTTGTGAAGCCGCGATTTCTAATCGCCAGGGCTTATTGTGACTGAAACAAAGCTATAAACTGATGCAAGTGCGCGATAATTGCTAAACCAACAATGGACGCTGAAGAACTTTTAGAAAGATACGCATCAGGACAAAGACAATTTCATTCGGTAAATCTAAGAGGAGTAG
Coding sequences:
- a CDS encoding TetR/AcrR family transcriptional regulator — translated: MGIFNRKSVGATKQVARTEDDTHTKILSAAQRLFARQGYEGTTTRDLAAAAGVAEGTLFRHFPTKKAILIEVATQGWVEILTDLLTELSEMGSYKAVAQVMHRRMMNLHENADMLRVCFTEAQFHPELRDRIQVEVIVKMTDVAEAFFQTAMDKGIYRRTNPRIVAQVFLGMFTIAGFSQDTLMGGSSSPKAMQEMAEGLADIFLNGVLAK
- a CDS encoding type II toxin-antitoxin system VapC family toxin; this translates as MSNPQFLLDTNILSEPLRPIPNPRVMELLVMYSGLTATATVVFHEMLYGCYRLPNSRKRQAIEAYLREEVEAKLLLLPYSTDAAKWHAFERARLVGLGKTPSYVDTQIAAIAVVNNLVLVTNNETDYADFQGIQIENWFVNL
- a CDS encoding insulinase family protein; protein product: MQWFGHLRGKEGRRKHYFVFLFSFAFLLFSFLLPAVADTARHYTELKFSPVPEVKVPEYTRYQMDNGMIVYLMQDRELPLVSGTALIRTGDRLEPGEKVGLAGLVGEVLRTGGTAKHSGNELNELLEQRAASVETSIDTTVGSANFSSLSEDLNEVFSLFAEVIKEPVFAQEKLALAKTQRRGEIARRNDDPGDIASREFQKLIYGDSSPYARTVEYQTLDNITREDLVSFYQKYFLPSNVILGIVGDFDKSAMRQLIEEKFGNWKPSGVKQEPPIPSASQAKKGGIFMVNQPQLTQSNVLMGHLGGQLNSPDFAALEVLNGVLNGFGGRLFNEVRSRQGLAYSVYGYWSPQFDYPGTFLAGGQTRSDATVPFIKGVLAEIERIRTSAITPAELAYAKESELNSFVFKFQDPSQTLSRLMRYEYYGYPPDFIFRYRKALEATTIEDVQQVAQKYLQPENIVTLVVGNAAEINPPLTSLTPNVTSVDISIPTPKSSNR
- a CDS encoding insulinase family protein is translated as MKPVPKWSTQRHCPALLAFLLVFLLSWGMLPEAALARTQTPPSTAQSIQPYLDRVIEKVTEFKLDNGLKFIVLERHEAPVVSFFTYADVGGANEPDGQTGVAHFLEHLAFKGTTRIGTRNYQQEKPLLDRLDELAKQIRAAKAAKKEAEVASLEAEFAKVEAEATKFAKQNELGQIVEQAGGVGLNAATSTDATMYFFSFPANKLELWMSLESERFLDPVFREFYKEQQVILEERRLRTDNSPIGQMIEAFIDKAFKVHPYRRPVIGYNEDIRNLTREDVQKFFDTYYVPNNLTIGIVGDVDPAEVKRLAQTYFGRYKAAPAPPKLTAVEPKQTQAQEVTLRLPSQPWYLEGYHRPAMSHPDNAIYEIIGRLLSDGRTSRLYRSLVEEQQVALAAQGFSGFPGDKYPNLMLFYALTAPGHTVDEVQQSLSKEIERLKSEPVSAKELERVKTQARAELLRSLDSNMGMATSLVEYEVKTGSWRNLFKQLDAIASVTPGDIQRVARETFQSENRTVGRILPKEG
- a CDS encoding type II toxin-antitoxin system Phd/YefM family antitoxin, whose protein sequence is MSDQYSIAQARDRFAEIIHDAENGKSVQIMRQGKPVAVVLSLDEYQRLTSQKVGFGGDLAQFRQKYQIQKLDIDLDAVFNDVRDRSPGREVSF
- a CDS encoding DUF29 domain-containing protein; protein product: MTSSLPTAANNLSTLYEQDYYLWLETTARLLQEGQLSVLDVANLLEEIEDMGRSEKRAVYSNLKILLIHLLKYSYQSEKRSSSWLASIVEHRQRLKKAFKESPSLQPYFTEIFNECYQDARELASAETGLEIERFPVETPFTPEETLDSDYLPD